In Paludibaculum fermentans, the genomic stretch GTGATCCAGCCGCCCAGCGTCGGTCCGATGACCGGCGCCAGCACGACGCCCATGCCGTAGATCGCCATGCCCATGCCTTGCTTGTCCGCCGGGAAACTTTCGCGGACGATCGCCTGCGACACCGGCTGCAGCGCGCCGCCGCCCACGCCCTGCAGCACGCGGAACAGGATCAGCATGCCCAGGCTCAGCGCAAAGCCGCACATCAGCGAGCTGATGGTGAACAGCAGCACGCAGACCATGTAGAACCGCTTGCGGCCGAACAAAGCCGACAGCCAGCCGCTCAGCGGCAGGATGACCGCGTTCGAGACCAGGTAGGACGTCAGTACCCAGGTGCTCTCGTCCACCGATGCCGAGAGACTTCCGGCGATGTGCGGCAGCGCGACGTTGGCCACGCTCGTATCCAACACTTCCATGAACGTGGCCAGCATCACGACCAGCGCGATGGTCCACGGACTTGGCTTCTTCATGGCGCCCTCCAGATCCTCTCCGCGCTGCCCTTACTTCGTCACGATCGTAGCTTCCACATTCAGCCCGGGGCGCAACAACATGCCCTCCGGCAGCTTGTCGAGGACGATCTTCACCGGCACCCGCTGTACGACTTTCACGAAGTTGCCGGTCGCGTTCTCAGGCGGCAGCAGGCTCATGCGGGCGCCCGTCGCTCCGGCCACGGAATCCACCCGGCCGGTCACCTTGCGGCCCAGCATGTCGACTTCAATCTCGGCCTTCTGGCCCGGCCGCACATCGCGCAACTGCGTCTCCTTGAAGTTCGCCGTCACCCATGTGCCTTGCAGCGGGATCAACATCAGCAGGCCCTGGCCGGGCTGCAGAATCTGGCCCTGCTCCACGCTCTTGCGCGTCACCACGCCCGCCACCGGAGCCTTGATCTGCGTGTAGCTCAACTGCAGTTCGGCATAGGCCAGGTTGGCCTTGGCCTGCTCAATGGACGCCAGGGCCGACTGCGCTTCCGCCGACCGCACCGATACCTGCTTCTGCCCGGCCCGCGCCTGGGAGACCGCCGCCTTCGACTGATCCACCCGCGCCCGGGCCGCCATGATCGCCGCGCGTTTGTTCTCAGTGTCCTTGCCGGCCGAGTCCAGCTTCTCCTTCGCCGCCTGCCACTGGCTCTCGGCGACCCGCGCCGCCGCCACATAGGCGTCATATTGCTGCCGCGAGATCTCCTGCTTCTCGGCCAGCGGGCCCATGCGTTCGAGATCCGCCTGCGCCTTCTCGTTATTGGCCTTCATCGCCGCCACATTCGCCTTGGCGTAAGCCAGTTCCGAGCCGGCGGACTGTTCGAGGTTGACCTGTGCCCGCAGCAGTTCGGCCTCGGCCGTCTGCAACTGCGCCTGGGCTCCGGCTGTGTTGCTGGAGGTCGTCTCGGCCGTCAGGGGCACGCTCACCGCGGCCGCCGCCGATTGACTCTCGGCCAGCGCCAGCGCGGCTCGCGCCTGCTGGACTTTCACTTCGTAATCCCGCGCGTCGATCTCGACCAGGACATCCCCGGGCTGAACCGCCTGGTTGTCGTTCACCGCCACACGCGCGACGTTGCCATACACCTTCGAGGCCACCGGCACCAGGTTTCCATCCACCTGGGCGTTGTCCGTCGTCTCCCGGCCCTGCAGGCTCAGGAAGGCCATCGAGCCCAGCGCGATGGCGACCACCGCGGCGCTGGCGGCGATGATTTTCCAATTGCGATTCATGTGCGTGTTCTCCTTCATCCCTGTCGCTTAGCGTGCGTACATCAGTTCCATCTGGCCCGTGGCTCGCGCCAGTTCGGCGCGCGCCTGGTTGTAGCGGTAGAGCGCCGCGATCTGCTGGTCGCTGGCCCTCGCCAATTCGTCCTGCGCGGTGATGACTTCGATGTTGTTGGCCACTCCCGCCGAGAAGCGGTCGCGCGCCTGCGTGACCTCTTCCTTGGCCAGTTCCACGGTGGAGTTGGCCACATCCACCTGCGTCCGGGCGGCCTTGAGTTCCGCCTGCGACGTTTTCACTTCCTGCCCGATCTGGTTCTCCAGCTCCTGCCGCTGCTGCTGCAGCTTCTTGATCTCGATTTGAGCCTTCGCCGTGACCGCGCCAATGCGGCCGCCGGTGTAGATGGGCATGCTCAGCTCGGCGGCGTAGCTGTACGCCGGAATCGCGTTGTTCGGATGCGTGCCCTGCAGGCTGTAGCCGGCGTTGACGCTCAATTTGGGGAGATTCTCGGCCTTTGCGGCCTTCTCCTCGAGTTCCAAGCTCCGCATGCGGGCGGCCAGCACCTTCATCTCGGGACGTTGCTGCAGCGCCGAAGTCACCGCGCTCTCACCCGGGAATTCGGGGGTCTGGAAGAAGCTGCCTGCGTCGTCAAGTTCGACTGCAGGCACGTTCAGAATGCGTGCCAGCGCATACAAAGAGGTTTCAAACTGGGTCCTGGCCACGATCAGCCGCTGCTGCTCGTTCTGCATCTGGACCTGGGCGCGCAGGGTGTCGATCTTCGTACCCGCGCCGTTCTTCTGCAGGTCGGAGGCGAGATCGAAGAGCGCCTTCGCCAGATCGTAGCGGGATTGCGCTGCTGTGATGTCGGCGGAGGCCCGCAGACTGCCGAGGTATTGCGAGACCACCAGCAGGACATACTGTTCGCGGGTCGAGAGCTCCTGCGCCGTCTCGCTGTCCACCAACGCCTTCGATGCCTTATAGCGGTTCCACAGGCTCAAGTCGAAAACCGAGAGCGACGCTTCCGCGCCGGGCTGAAAGATGGGGAAGGGACCGACGTGCTGGGGGAATCCGGGGATCCGCTTGCCCAGGGTGGCTTCGATGTTGCCGCGCTGGACCTTCTCAGAGACCGCAAGACCAACCTGGGGCAGCAGCCCGGACTTCGCGATGACCGAGTTCTGCTGGCTCTCGGCGATGGAGAGCTTGGCAATCTGGATCTGGGGATTCTGCCGCAAAGCCAGATCCACTGCGCCGCGCAGGCTGAGCTTTACGGCCGGCTGCTGACCCTGTGCCGCCACCAGCGCCAGGGGGAGGAGCCAAACTACTTTGTTCATCGTCGTCATCTCCGTATGCCTCTAAGAAAGCAGGCCGGATGCCAGACGACCGGGTAAATCAAATCAAGAAGTTAACAGGAAGATCGCTCGCGTTGCCGATATTTCGGCGCCGAAATGTCGACAAGTGCCGAATTATCGGCAGGCTCGCTGGTGGAGAAGTCGAAAGAAGCTTGCCACTTGGGTGCATTTTCCGGCCAACGGGCGGACAAGCCGTACTCCGCCCTCAGCTCACGGAGGATCTCCTTGATCCGGTCGGGGTAGGCGCCGCGGATCGTCGCTTGTTTGTCGAAGTGGTCCCGGTATGACCGGGCCAGGTGCGGAAATGACCTCTCCAGGAACGGCACAAACACCGCTCGCGCGCTGTCGCGCAGGAAGACAACCTGGGCCCCAAAGTTCTTCGCGCCCGCCTCCACGGCCGCTTTGGCGACGGCGGCCAGGCTCTCCTTCGAGTCGTTGATGGCAGGCATCACCGGGCAGGCAAAGACACTGGTTTCAATGCCTTGTGAGCTAAGCAAGCGAAGTGCCGCCAGCCGCAGGTCCGGCCTAGGAGCCATCGGTTCCAGCAGACGAGCCAGGGCGGCATCAGTGGTTGTAACCGTCATGTTCACCCGGACATTGTTCGATCGCGCGATCTTCACTAAGAGATCCACATCGCGCGCCACGAGGTCGGACTTGGTCGTGATGGCAATGTTGAAGCTCTGCCGCCGGGCAAAGACCTCCAGCACCTTGCGCGTGAGGCCGTAGCGCCGCTCCGCTGGTTGGTAGGGATCCGTGGCCGTCCCGATCGCGATCCACTCGTCCGGCCGGACCGTGCGTAACTCGGCCGTGAATCCGGCGAGGTCAAACTGCTTGGCAAAGATCTTCCGTTCAAAGTCCATCGGTTCGCGATACTCCATGAATTCATGGGTATAGCGTGCATAGCAGTATTGGCAGCCAAACTCGCAGCCGCGATAGGGGTTGATCGTCCACTCGAAGGGCATGCGCTCCCCTGTGCAGCGGTTGAGCAGATGGCGCGTGTCCAGTTCCCGGTATTCGACCCGCGCCTTCTGCTCCAACTGCCCGCCAGCTCGGGCCAGTTTGGCGATGCCGGAGAACATGCCTCTAGTTTCGCTGTTTGTTCGCTATCTGTCAACCATTTTGTTCGCCAGGCTTGTCCGAATCCTCAGTTGGATGTACAGTTTCCATAACCGGGTAAATCTCGCTTCAATCGGTCCCGAATAAACCGCTAATTTGGAGGACGCATGAGGCTATTTGCAGCGATCGTCACGGAGGACACGGAGGTCCCCGAGACGCAGATGTTGGACGGGCTCGACAAAGCCAAGACGAAGATGGAACGCCTGGAACAGGCCGTTGCGGACTCGTACAGGGACATCCAGCAGTCCCTGCAGGCTCACCCCGTCATGTCCTGGCAGGCAGTATTCCTCGCGCCGGAGTACTACTTTTCCAAGCAAAGGGAGGTGAATGACCGTTTCTTTTCCCAGAACATTAAGCAGTGGGTGCTCCACCGGCTGGTGGCGCTGGCCAAGCAGTACCCCAAGTTCCTGATCATTCCCGGCACCGTGCTGTGGACGAAGAAGGCGTACACGACCACGAAGACCGTGACGCCCAGCGGTATGGACCAGGAGAAACATGCGGTCAACGCCAACCGCGTGGCCAAGGCGAAAACCAGGATCCAGAACGCCGCCCCGTTCGGGACCGAGACCCAGGCCAAGGGCTGGGCTTTCCAGAAC encodes the following:
- a CDS encoding HlyD family secretion protein; the protein is MNRNWKIIAASAAVVAIALGSMAFLSLQGRETTDNAQVDGNLVPVASKVYGNVARVAVNDNQAVQPGDVLVEIDARDYEVKVQQARAALALAESQSAAAAVSVPLTAETTSSNTAGAQAQLQTAEAELLRAQVNLEQSAGSELAYAKANVAAMKANNEKAQADLERMGPLAEKQEISRQQYDAYVAAARVAESQWQAAKEKLDSAGKDTENKRAAIMAARARVDQSKAAVSQARAGQKQVSVRSAEAQSALASIEQAKANLAYAELQLSYTQIKAPVAGVVTRKSVEQGQILQPGQGLLMLIPLQGTWVTANFKETQLRDVRPGQKAEIEVDMLGRKVTGRVDSVAGATGARMSLLPPENATGNFVKVVQRVPVKIVLDKLPEGMLLRPGLNVEATIVTK
- a CDS encoding TolC family protein, with protein sequence MNKVVWLLPLALVAAQGQQPAVKLSLRGAVDLALRQNPQIQIAKLSIAESQQNSVIAKSGLLPQVGLAVSEKVQRGNIEATLGKRIPGFPQHVGPFPIFQPGAEASLSVFDLSLWNRYKASKALVDSETAQELSTREQYVLLVVSQYLGSLRASADITAAQSRYDLAKALFDLASDLQKNGAGTKIDTLRAQVQMQNEQQRLIVARTQFETSLYALARILNVPAVELDDAGSFFQTPEFPGESAVTSALQQRPEMKVLAARMRSLELEEKAAKAENLPKLSVNAGYSLQGTHPNNAIPAYSYAAELSMPIYTGGRIGAVTAKAQIEIKKLQQQRQELENQIGQEVKTSQAELKAARTQVDVANSTVELAKEEVTQARDRFSAGVANNIEVITAQDELARASDQQIAALYRYNQARAELARATGQMELMYAR
- a CDS encoding SPL family radical SAM protein, whose protein sequence is MFSGIAKLARAGGQLEQKARVEYRELDTRHLLNRCTGERMPFEWTINPYRGCEFGCQYCYARYTHEFMEYREPMDFERKIFAKQFDLAGFTAELRTVRPDEWIAIGTATDPYQPAERRYGLTRKVLEVFARRQSFNIAITTKSDLVARDVDLLVKIARSNNVRVNMTVTTTDAALARLLEPMAPRPDLRLAALRLLSSQGIETSVFACPVMPAINDSKESLAAVAKAAVEAGAKNFGAQVVFLRDSARAVFVPFLERSFPHLARSYRDHFDKQATIRGAYPDRIKEILRELRAEYGLSARWPENAPKWQASFDFSTSEPADNSALVDISAPKYRQRERSSC